From the Salvelinus fontinalis isolate EN_2023a chromosome 21, ASM2944872v1, whole genome shotgun sequence genome, the window GTTACCCCTGTTGTCAGAGAAACAGTGGGCAACTAAGTGGTCTAGAACCTCTAAGATACAGATGTTGTTAATTAGTTTGTAACGTATGTGACTGTAACTCCCAACACTCCACCCTCACTGCTTTCTCCATGCCCTCCATGACACTGAAGCAGTGTATGTTCAGATGCAGTTTCTGAAGAGGGGTAGTACTGTTCTTTACAGTATTCTGCATAGTAACAGAACAGATTAGCTGTTGTGACTGATTTTGAGATTAAGTCCCTCTGTTAGAGGAGTAGCTAATGCTTACTCTAGGTTATACACAAAGTATGACTGAATGGTAGCTTTAGAGATGGATAGGAAAACCTGAGAGTATGTATATCGGTTATAATAAAGATGATAATTTTAAGTCCCCATACAGTATAAAGCCCATCTATATCAGAAAAGCTACACACAAGTAAATATCTTCTATAACCTGTTGTATTCCAAACCGCAAACTGACTTGTGTTTTATGCAAGAAGTCACCTTCAGAAAACAATTGAAAGTGTTCGATGAATTGGCCTTTCACACTTGCCTACTGTAGTATTGTACTGTGTTTGATGTCAGTTCATTGTGGGATAGAAAAACAGACCATTCTTTTTGCATGAGTAGCGAAAACAGAACTGTAAGTGGAAGTTAGTGTGAAATGTGAGATGTATGTGTGTATCTCTCATTTTATTTAAGTTGTTCTATGATATGTTCAATGTGTTTCTTATTGTGACATTcccttctctttttttttttgcatttctaAAGAAAAACAGTTATTTTTTGTATTCCATTTTTTACCCTGCTCCGCTATAGGATCAAACTCACTGGTGTTGTATGTGGCGACAACAGAAGggccacagggtggtggtgttaCACAGTATTTGAGGGATTATATCCTTCACATACAAAACTGATGTTGTCCAAAATAATTATTTATATGTATCTCTTTTGAGTGCCACAAGGAAAATATGAACTCAAAGAAAAAGGCCTTATACAATTGGTAGGGGTGGGGAAatgtttatatataaatatagtatatatatggtGTGTAAGTGTATGCATGTGTGGGGATGTATAAGGTAGGTAGCACATCTTAGTTACATATCCGTGGAATAAATAATGTACATTGACATTTTTCAGAAAAAtacactacaaaagtatgtggacaccccttcaaattagtggattcagctatttaatccacacccgttgctgacagatgtataaaatagAGCACAAAGCAaggcaatctccatagacaaacattggcagtagaatagcccGTACTGAGGTTCTCAGTGACTTTAAATGTGTCACCGTCAtataagtcagtttgtcaaattctggccatgctagagctgccccggtcaactgtaagtgctgttattgtgaattggaaacgtttaggagcaacaacggctcagccgtgaagtggtatgccacacaagctcacagagtgggaccgccgagtgctgatgcGCATTAAAAAAcggctgtcctcggttgcaacactcactaccgagttccaaactgcctctggaagcaatgtcagcacaagaactgtttgttaggagcttcatgaaatggatttccatggctgaccagcctcacacaagcctaagataaccatgtgcaatgccaagctttggctggagtggtgtaaagcttgccgccattggagtcagtggaaatgcattctctggagaaactaatcacgcttcaccatctggcagtctgacggacaaaccTGGCTTTGGCGGATGGCAGGAGAACGCAacctgcatagtgccaactgtaaagtttggtggatggggAATAATgggctggggctgtttttcatggtttgggctagggccactagttccagtgaagggaaatcttaatggtaCACCATTcaatgacattgtagacgattctgtgcttccaactttgtggcaacagtttggggaaggccctttcctgttccagcatggcaatgcccccgtgcacaaagtgaggttcatacagaaatggtttgtctagatcagtatggaagaacttgaccggcctgcacagagccatgacctcaaccctgatgagcaggtgtccacatactttcagGCATGTAgtgaatacactgaacaaaaaatataaatgcaacatgcaacaatttaaaagcttttactgagttactgttcatgtaaggaaaccagtcaatataaatacattcattaggctatAAATAAatcatctatggatttcacatgactgggtaggggcacagccatggatgggcctgggagggcataggcctaccaacttgggagccaggcatacccacttgggagccaggcccaccaacTGGGGAGCctgggcccagccaatcagaatttgtttttccccacaaagggaCTTTTAtagagacagaaatactcctcagacgATCCGACATGTGAtcaagccggatgtggaggtcctgggctggtgtggttacacataGTCTGCGGATGTGAGGCAGGTTgaatgtactgccaaattttctaataAGACAGTGGTAGAGAAATGGTAGAGATGGTAGAGAAATGgacattacattttctggcagCAGCTCTAGTGGACATGCCTGCAGTTAGCTTACCAATTGCACGCccccttaaaacttgagacatctgtggcattgtgttgtgtgacaaaactgcacattttagagtggacttttattgtccccagcacaaggtgcacctgtgtaatgatcatgctgtttaatcagcatcttgaaatgccacacctgtcatgtgggtggattatcttggaaaatgagaaatggtcagtaacagggatgtaaacaaatttgtgcatacaATTTTAGAGGAATacgttttttgtgcgtatggaacatatctgggttattttatttcatttcacgaaacatgggatcaacactttacatgttgcgtttatatttttgttcaatatatatAATTAGGGTTTTCATCTCTCAGTTACACTTaattgtgtttaaaaaaaacaaaaaaaacaatatgATTTATATGGCCCCTTTTGGATGCTGTTGCTCTTTAATAACTTTGTAAAATACAGTGCAATTGGATGGTTGCAGATACATGTAATGTATAGTTGATTCTTCATGTTCGTTGTTGTCTACTTGGCTTCTATTGACCGCATCATCTGTTATTGTTCTGAAGAATGTAGATAGTTTATTTGAATTTAGAGGTATacacacatttaaaaacatgTACTTTTTATACTTGTTATGTAAGTATCCATATAACATTTGATCAAATTAAAACTTTATGTGAAGTTGTATGTTGGTTTCTCTCTTTGTGGTTTCTCTCCTTTTAGGAATGACAGACTTTGGTATTTATCTTAAAGGAGTTTACTACCGTCATACTCTAGTCTAATATATAGTATGTAATATTAATGAGGCTATTTGTATTGTGTAAATATTACTGATTGTACCTTTAAATAGTACTGTAGTGGACGGAGGACACTGATTGGCCTCGCGAAATGTCAATCAAATTGACTGTTTTTTTTAGCCAACCAACAACAGCAAGCGTCACACAGCAGTGAGTACAGTTTGTTATGACCACGTTATGACCGGTAGTAAAGTGATACAAATAGTGATTGAACACTGAAAACTATGACAGCGTTGTACTTGGACGAGTGATTAAGCGTCTTGCTTCAAAGTAACGGTTCACGGCGAGTATAGCTGCAACGGTGACCGTCCTGAACTGGTTTTGGCTACCGTTGCCTAGTTCGTTACTGTTGCGCGTGTTCACTGACCCGACCATGGTGGAGGTATTTGCTGGGAAAACTCTCCTCAATAAAGAAGGGGATCTTATAGACCCAGAAGAAGCTCTCAGGAATAAAGTAGTGGGAATATATTTTTCTGCCGGCTGGTGCCCGCCTTGTCGAGATTTCACCCCTATTCTATGCGATTTTTACACGGAACTTGTCGAGGAGAGCGAACCACCTGCACAATTAGAAATCGTTTTCATATCTTCTGACAAGTCGAGTGACGATATGGTGGAGTATTATCATGACATGCACGGAGATTGGCTGGCCCTGCCTTGGACGGATCAATACAAACAGTAAATTCGTATGACTGTCTCATCTTTCATGTAGCCTATTCCCATTTGAGTTATTGGAAAGGGATAGTATTGATAAACATGTTTGAATTGATTTTAGGCCTATATACTTTCCTCTACTGTCTAGCCATATTACAGCGAGTGTAAGCAACAGGCTTTGTAAGAGGTTTATGGGTCACCCTTTGAGGGATTAGGTTTAAAAATAGGGCAATGTCTCTACCTGCCTGATGAGACAAGTGACTGGAGTTCAGCAAGGCTTGCCTACTGTATTCCTCTGCTAGATTGGGACCTGTATTTTGTATGGTATAATCCATATAGTTATAAAGTCATGATTATGCCCTGTGCTCTTCCACTTTCCCTTCAGTGATTTAAAGAAGAGATTCAATATCACAGCGGTCCCTAAGCTGGTGATTGTGAAGGAGAATGGAGACGTCATCACAGACAAGGGAAGGAAACAGATCCGGGACCAGGGACTGGCCTGCTTCAGGAGCTGGTTGGAGGTGGCCGAAGTGTTCCAGAACTTTAACGCTATATAGACATTCTAGAGTACATAGTTATACATAATAGAGCACCTTCCTTCTTCTGACTTACAAAAACAATTATTTTTGAACAATAGTGGCAATACTAAACTTCTGCACTACAACAAAAATTGGGCTTTTTTTCTTAAATAGGCTTTTATAATACCAGCTACAATAGAAACAATGAACAGACATGAGTGGCTTATATTTTCAGAATGCATATTTTGAGGTGTTCGGCtatttttatattttgttttatatGACTTAAAATGCACAATAATTAAATCCTTTGCTGTCTGTTTACGGTGTAGTTATTGTTGACTGTGGagtcttgtgtgtttgtgttatgtaTGGAACATTCATGTCACTGTCGTCCCCCAGTGTGCCATTAGTATGCTTCTAGGAAAGCCCATAGGATAGTATTTCCGCCTTAGCTAATACACCCGAGTCTCACTCCTCATTGCCTTTGCACCTCTTTGCATTGAAGCATCATTTTGTTTAACTTGTAAATTGGCAAGCTCCTCCACTTCGATTACGATAGTCTAGTCACTCAGCACACATCCCCGTCTCTGTAGATTAGATTGTTTTTAAGGTTACCTAAGGGCCTCGTTGTAATCATGCAAAGCAGGCTCCAGAGATTCTATCATGACAAATCATGTTGATGTACGTGAATTGAATAATGTCCTCTTGATGACTGTAAACGAACAAGGTAATGCTAATTTCTTTGCACTTTTTTCAGGGATTTTATGGCAAGTTCACTTAATGCCTCAAGATGTCGCCATAGACTCACCTGTGAGGCTACATCCTCAGCTATGGATTGATTGAAACAGTATTACCTCTAGTCCCCTCCTAGGTTGTATGTTTTTCAACCTTATTTTGTGAGAACATTTATTGGAAACAATGTCCTTTTAAAATCTTATTCTGAGAGAGTTGCTATTGCGGTATGTCAAACAGGGAAACTATAGTTCGAGGGCGATTTGACCAAATGTTCAGCTGAATTTGACTCTTTGAAGTAAACGAGGCTTTACAAATTGGAGGAAttttgtgttaaacaaatctctCAAAATGCCATAGGCATAGCCCTTGCTAAGTAAGCTCCTCCCCCCGATACATTATGGTCTGACTGAAATACTGCCTATATAGTGCTGAGTGGGCCATTCGGTCTTCGGGTGAATATTTTTGCAATAATGGGCAATTATGTCGAATCTGTGGAAGAAACTTGCTGTCCTTACTCAACTGAAGGGCCTTTAGGTCATCGTCTTGACCATGAAAATGTCTATTTGGGCTTTGATTAAATTTTTTCTTGTTGTCAAggtgggcaacaggtgatcagaGCTACTTTTAGACCTTGTTCACCGGTCTGACATCTGCTCTATGTAACTGTAGCGAGTTGCCACCAATTTAGTCATTAAAGAGGTTTGAACTAGTGAGCATATGATTACAGGGAGAGCTCACACCTGTGCCATATAGGTCAAGACCTCTGGGCAGAGGCCATAGTTTGCTCATGTAGGCTTCCGCGAAGCTATAGTCTTACCAGGTATGAGGCAAAGAGTCCCTCCGATGCTAGACAAAACTGACAGTCTACGATATTGTTTAGTTCTTCTTGATAGGACCATGATATATCACTTTGCCCAGAGAGCAAACTAAAACCCCTTCGGCTGTTTGACCAGTTTACACTGCTTGAATGCATGGCACACAATCACTTGCGCTGTCCTCAGagtatgcgcagaccagctggctggagtgtttacggacatattcaatctctctctgtcccagtctgctgtccccacttgcttcaagatgtcaaccattattcctgtacccaagaaagcaaaggtaactgaactaaatggctATCGCCCcaaagcactcacttctgtcatcatgaagtgctttgagaggctttTTTTTGCTTCTTAATTTTTGaaatttaacctttacttaactaagcaagtcaattaataacaaattcttactGACaatgagaggctagttaaggatcatatcacctctaacttgacaccctagacccacttcaatttgctttccgccccaatagatccacagacaacgTAATCGCAGTCACACTGCACATTGCCCGATCCCATCTGGACCAGAGGAatctatgtaagaatgctcttcattgactatagctcaacattcaacaccatagtaccctccaagctcctcattaagctcggggcctgGGTCTAAACccggccctgtgcaactggggGCTGGACTTTctggcgggccgcccccaggtggtaaaagtaggaaacaacaccaccacttcgctgatcctcaacacgggccccataagggtgcgtgctcaaccccctcctgtactacctgttcacccatgactgcgagGCCACGCATACCTCCAACtcagtcatcaagtttgcagatgacacaacattaGTTGGCCCGATTACCaaaaatgacgagacagcctacagggaggaggtgagggccctgggagagtggtgccaggaaaataacctctaacTCAagatcaacaaaacaaaggagctgatcgtggacttcaggaaacagcagagggagcacgcccctatccacattgacgagatcgcagtggagaaggtggaaagcttcaagttcctcagcgtacatatcactgacgatctgaaatggtccacccacacagacaatgtgGTGAAGAATATGCGACAGcgcatcttcaacctcaggaggctgaagaaatttgacttgCCCCTAAAAGCCTCACAGACTTCTAcatatgcacaattgagagcatcctatcgggctggatcaccacctggtatggcaactgcaccgcccgcaaacgcagggctctccagagtgtggtgtggtctgcccaatgcatcaccgtgGGAAAACTACAtgccctccagaacacctacagcacccgatgtcacaggaaggccaagaagatcatcaaggacatcaaccacccgagccacagcctcttcaccacgctatcatccagaaggcgagatcagtacaggtgcatcaaagctggg encodes:
- the LOC129819155 gene encoding nucleoredoxin-like protein 2 translates to MVEVFAGKTLLNKEGDLIDPEEALRNKVVGIYFSAGWCPPCRDFTPILCDFYTELVEESEPPAQLEIVFISSDKSSDDMVEYYHDMHGDWLALPWTDQYKHDLKKRFNITAVPKLVIVKENGDVITDKGRKQIRDQGLACFRSWLEVAEVFQNFNAI